In the Flavisolibacter tropicus genome, one interval contains:
- a CDS encoding AAA family ATPase encodes MELRKATRKKAKIRLGLSAVSGAGKTYSAIQIAKGLCGDLGKVAVIDTENGSADLYAHLGNFNVLPLTAPFTPERYIEAIRTCEKAGMEVIIVDSISHEWDGKGGCLEIVESLGGKYQDWAKVTPRHQAFLEAILHSPSHIITTVRRKQDYEMTKDNNGRVKVEKSGLKEITREGFEYELTINLEMDTKHNAWTSKDRTGLFIDKPAFVPSEKTGEIIAKWCEQGEEVFNSVKPGSAWYDKVEQCSTQKELVELYNKNKVEIDTNPLLQQLITNRRSQINGKTLSAA; translated from the coding sequence ATGGAATTAAGAAAAGCAACACGAAAGAAAGCCAAGATCCGCTTAGGACTATCTGCAGTATCTGGCGCTGGTAAAACCTATAGTGCCATACAAATTGCAAAAGGCCTTTGTGGCGATCTGGGCAAGGTAGCTGTTATTGACACCGAAAATGGCAGCGCCGACCTGTATGCACACTTGGGCAACTTCAATGTACTGCCACTAACGGCGCCGTTTACACCAGAACGTTATATTGAAGCAATTCGCACCTGCGAAAAAGCAGGTATGGAAGTAATTATTGTCGACAGCATCTCGCACGAATGGGATGGTAAAGGTGGATGTTTAGAAATTGTAGAAAGCCTTGGCGGTAAGTACCAGGACTGGGCTAAGGTAACACCTCGCCACCAGGCATTTTTAGAGGCAATCCTGCACAGCCCATCGCATATCATTACTACGGTGCGCCGCAAACAGGATTACGAGATGACTAAAGACAACAATGGACGCGTTAAGGTTGAAAAGAGTGGCTTGAAAGAAATTACCAGGGAAGGCTTTGAGTATGAGCTGACCATCAACCTGGAAATGGATACCAAACACAACGCCTGGACAAGTAAAGATCGCACAGGACTGTTCATCGATAAGCCAGCTTTTGTTCCTTCAGAAAAAACCGGTGAAATAATAGCAAAATGGTGTGAGCAGGGTGAAGAAGTGTTCAACTCGGTAAAACCCGGCAGCGCCTGGTACGACAAGGTGGAACAGTGCAGCACACAAAAAGAATTGGTAGAACTGTATAACAAGAACAAAGTAGAAATCGATACCAATCCGCTGTTACAACAATTAATTACTAACCGTAGATCACAAATCAATGGTAAGACACTTAGCGCAGCATAA
- a CDS encoding LexA family transcriptional regulator: MKTEYNIKNIRQLYNLTQEEFATALGITRELVNKMEKGKCGVSKATKLLINNFIEERKSEDYSHSIVSDVQIFGTAHSKTRNLPYYLERREQKKEVRQLEVPLVGIKAQAGYVKAYEQTDYLDTLEKYSLPPGVNPTGAVWSYFEVDGESMEPTLFAGDLILATMLPHEDWPDIRNFSVYIILTGEQLLVKRVYQLNDKEWVLISDNEDVAPQMRILVDDIKQVWTFRRHIRSRVPQPREFKITA; the protein is encoded by the coding sequence ATGAAAACTGAGTATAACATAAAGAATATCAGGCAGTTGTATAACCTTACCCAAGAGGAATTTGCTACTGCATTGGGCATAACACGTGAATTGGTCAATAAAATGGAGAAAGGCAAGTGTGGCGTGAGTAAGGCCACGAAATTGCTCATTAATAACTTCATAGAGGAGCGAAAAAGTGAAGATTATTCACATTCAATTGTTAGCGATGTGCAAATTTTTGGTACGGCGCATTCTAAAACGCGTAACCTGCCTTACTACTTAGAGCGCAGAGAGCAGAAGAAAGAGGTGCGCCAGTTGGAAGTGCCCCTGGTTGGTATTAAGGCGCAGGCGGGCTACGTAAAGGCTTATGAGCAAACGGATTATTTAGATACCTTAGAAAAATACTCTTTGCCTCCTGGAGTGAACCCTACAGGAGCTGTTTGGAGCTATTTTGAAGTAGACGGGGAAAGCATGGAGCCTACCTTGTTTGCTGGCGATCTTATCCTGGCTACGATGTTGCCGCATGAAGACTGGCCCGATATCCGCAATTTTAGCGTATATATCATATTAACCGGGGAACAGCTGTTGGTGAAACGCGTTTACCAGCTTAATGATAAAGAATGGGTACTGATCTCGGACAACGAAGACGTAGCTCCACAAATGCGTATCCTTGTAGACGATATCAAGCAGGTTTGGACATTCCGCCGCCACATACGCTCTCGCGTACCGCAGCCAAGGGAATTTAAGATTACGGCATAA
- a CDS encoding acetyl-CoA carboxylase carboxyltransferase subunit alpha encodes MPSNANRQFLDFEKPIKDLIDEIERLKHAAEQKKIDYSEQIAKLEEQILERRQQITQNLTSWQRVQLSRHPDRPYTLKYIEKMTENFVELYGDRNVKDDKAMVGGFAQLNGETVMFIGQQKGINTKTRQLRNFGMANPEGYRKALRLMRLAEKFNKPIVALIDTPGAYPGLEAEERGQGEAIARNIYEMIRLKVPVIVVIIGEGASGGALGIGVGDRVYMMENTWYTVISPESCSSILWRSWDKKEVAAEQLRLTADHMKGFGLVDDIIPEPAGGAHWNYDVAAQILKNHLINVLKELKAIPTEERINQRIDKFGRMGFWEEAALEIPGEEA; translated from the coding sequence ATGCCATCTAATGCAAACAGACAGTTCCTGGATTTTGAGAAGCCTATTAAGGATTTGATCGATGAGATTGAACGTCTGAAACACGCCGCTGAGCAAAAGAAAATTGATTATTCTGAGCAAATTGCCAAACTGGAAGAGCAAATATTGGAGCGTCGTCAACAGATAACGCAAAACCTGACCAGCTGGCAAAGGGTGCAATTAAGCCGTCATCCGGATCGCCCCTATACCTTGAAGTATATTGAGAAAATGACTGAAAACTTTGTGGAGCTGTATGGCGACCGCAATGTGAAGGACGATAAAGCCATGGTGGGTGGATTTGCCCAGCTAAATGGAGAAACCGTAATGTTCATTGGTCAGCAGAAAGGGATCAATACCAAGACGCGTCAGCTGCGAAACTTTGGTATGGCCAATCCTGAGGGGTACCGCAAAGCGCTACGCCTGATGCGCCTGGCCGAAAAGTTCAACAAACCCATTGTTGCCTTAATTGATACACCGGGTGCCTATCCGGGCCTGGAAGCAGAAGAGCGTGGACAAGGGGAAGCTATTGCCCGCAATATTTATGAAATGATACGCCTGAAGGTGCCGGTAATTGTCGTAATTATTGGAGAAGGCGCCTCTGGTGGTGCACTGGGTATAGGCGTGGGCGACCGCGTATATATGATGGAGAACACCTGGTATACGGTAATTTCTCCTGAAAGCTGTTCTTCAATCTTATGGAGAAGCTGGGATAAAAAAGAAGTAGCTGCCGAGCAGCTGCGTCTGACAGCCGATCACATGAAAGGCTTTGGACTGGTAGATGATATTATTCCTGAACCAGCTGGTGGTGCGCACTGGAACTACGATGTGGCTGCCCAGATTTTGAAGAACCATTTAATTAATGTTTTAAAAGAGCTGAAAGCCATTCCTACTGAAGAGCGCATTAATCAGCGTATTGATAAATTCGGCCGTATGGGCTTCTGGGAAGAGGCGGCTTTGGAAATTCCTGGAGAAGAAGCATAG
- the dapA gene encoding 4-hydroxy-tetrahydrodipicolinate synthase — MVRDILRGTGVALVTPFQADGSVDFDSLQKLINFVIEGGVQYVVTLGTTGETPTLSKEEKQEVVQATFSTVADRVPVVIGIGGNNTNEVVKELEAFPIEKAAAILSASPYYNKPSQEGIYQHYRAMAQATNRPILLYNVPGRTGSNIAPATVVRLANDFENIDGIKEASGNMGQCMQLLRDTPQDFMVVSGDDNLTLAQIACGMDGVISVAANCFPKDFTGMVNAALENDYVTARSLNNKLLSGYDLLFAENNPAGVKAFLTELGIIENNLRLPLVPLSDRIYEQVKEYLESLRQKGIHA, encoded by the coding sequence ATGGTTAGAGATATTTTAAGAGGAACGGGTGTGGCATTGGTAACACCGTTTCAAGCAGATGGCTCTGTTGATTTTGATAGCCTGCAAAAGCTAATCAATTTCGTTATAGAAGGTGGGGTGCAGTATGTGGTAACCTTGGGTACTACAGGTGAGACTCCTACCTTGTCAAAAGAAGAAAAGCAAGAGGTTGTTCAGGCTACTTTTTCAACTGTTGCTGATCGTGTGCCTGTAGTGATTGGTATTGGTGGTAACAATACTAACGAGGTGGTAAAAGAATTGGAAGCATTTCCAATTGAAAAAGCGGCGGCTATCCTATCTGCCAGCCCCTATTATAACAAACCTTCCCAAGAAGGAATTTATCAGCATTACCGAGCAATGGCCCAGGCAACCAACCGGCCTATTCTTTTATACAATGTTCCTGGTCGTACAGGCAGTAATATAGCACCTGCAACCGTGGTGCGCCTGGCTAATGATTTTGAGAACATTGACGGTATTAAAGAAGCTAGTGGCAATATGGGGCAGTGTATGCAGCTATTGCGTGATACGCCACAGGACTTTATGGTAGTGAGCGGTGATGATAATTTAACCCTGGCCCAGATAGCCTGTGGTATGGATGGTGTGATCAGTGTGGCTGCTAACTGCTTCCCTAAAGACTTTACTGGTATGGTAAATGCCGCTTTAGAAAATGATTACGTTACAGCGCGTTCTCTGAATAATAAATTGTTGTCAGGTTATGACCTGCTGTTTGCTGAAAACAATCCGGCTGGTGTGAAAGCATTTTTAACCGAACTAGGTATCATTGAAAACAACCTGCGTTTGCCTTTGGTTCCACTAAGCGATCGCATTTATGAGCAAGTGAAAGAGTACCTGGAATCACTTCGCCAAAAAGGAATTCATGCATAA
- a CDS encoding alpha/beta hydrolase-fold protein, with product MHKWLLLAGLGLAGTLQAQFRITLLIKELPSYHQLNEPVFIAGSFNNWKPDEKTAQLEKDASGVYRISFVAPPGKQEFKFTRGSWERVESGQNGSSVANRVLTVSSDTTIEVSILHWADHFPKKPKVSTASKNVHLVDTSFYIPQLLRYRRVMIYLPESYNRSNKTYPVLYMHDGQNVFDEITAFAGEWGVDEALDTMNAQYGETIVVTIDNSSEKRINEYCPYDMQQFGKGEGNQYVDFLVHTLMPYINRHYKTKRSAKYTSIAGSSMGGLISFYALLKYPNKFGAAGVFSPAFWVAPALKEDIEKKAKKVKGRMYFFAGKQESEHMVTDMLGVFEQMTRLSKADITTVIRAEGKHDEATWRHEFPIFYHWLSHYKSGK from the coding sequence ATGCATAAATGGTTATTGCTAGCTGGCTTAGGCTTAGCTGGCACATTGCAAGCACAGTTTCGCATTACTCTACTTATTAAAGAATTACCTTCTTATCATCAATTAAATGAGCCTGTATTTATTGCAGGCTCATTTAATAACTGGAAGCCGGATGAGAAAACGGCCCAACTAGAAAAAGACGCTAGCGGTGTCTATCGTATTTCGTTTGTGGCGCCTCCTGGGAAACAAGAATTTAAGTTTACCCGTGGCAGTTGGGAGCGTGTGGAATCGGGCCAGAATGGATCTTCCGTTGCTAACAGGGTGCTAACGGTTTCATCGGATACTACCATTGAGGTATCTATTTTGCATTGGGCTGATCATTTTCCTAAAAAGCCTAAAGTGAGTACTGCCAGTAAGAATGTGCATTTAGTTGATACTTCGTTTTACATACCGCAGCTGTTGCGTTACCGCCGCGTAATGATCTATTTACCGGAAAGTTATAACCGTAGTAATAAGACCTACCCGGTATTGTATATGCATGATGGGCAGAATGTGTTTGATGAAATTACGGCATTTGCAGGTGAATGGGGGGTAGATGAGGCCTTAGATACCATGAATGCCCAATATGGTGAAACCATTGTGGTAACTATTGATAATAGCAGTGAAAAGCGGATAAACGAGTATTGTCCTTATGATATGCAGCAGTTTGGAAAGGGGGAGGGGAATCAATACGTTGATTTTTTAGTTCATACACTAATGCCTTATATCAACCGGCATTATAAAACCAAACGTTCCGCTAAGTATACATCTATAGCAGGAAGCTCAATGGGTGGCTTGATTTCCTTTTATGCTCTATTAAAATACCCAAATAAGTTTGGCGCCGCTGGTGTGTTCTCACCAGCCTTTTGGGTGGCACCTGCTCTGAAGGAGGATATTGAAAAGAAAGCCAAGAAAGTAAAGGGGCGAATGTATTTCTTTGCCGGCAAACAGGAAAGTGAACATATGGTTACGGACATGTTGGGTGTATTTGAGCAAATGACACGCTTGTCTAAAGCGGATATTACCACCGTTATTCGTGCAGAGGGAAAACATGATGAAGCAACCTGGCGTCATGAGTTTCCTATATTCTACCATTGGCTTAGCCATTACAAATCCGGAAAGTAA
- a CDS encoding ATP-binding protein: protein MKSKLLSQQNCCIFSELTFAQKIFTVFLRLHTKDAYEGTDKGLTICKKIVQNHNGFIEAFSAPNNETAFEIYFPDL from the coding sequence ATGAAGTCTAAACTGCTGAGCCAACAAAATTGTTGTATTTTTTCTGAGCTAACCTTTGCGCAAAAAATATTCACAGTATTCCTACGCTTACATACAAAAGATGCCTATGAAGGAACAGACAAGGGCTTAACCATTTGCAAAAAGATAGTGCAAAATCATAATGGCTTTATTGAGGCCTTCAGCGCGCCAAATAATGAAACAGCCTTTGAGATTTACTTTCCGGATTTGTAA
- a CDS encoding ribonuclease Z produces MLSVTILGNNSAVPAFNRHPTSQVVSHDGTNYLVDCGEGTQIQMIKYKIRRGKISHIFISHLHGDHYFGLVGLINTFSLLSHKQEIHVYGPEPLQQIIEMQLKVADTILSYPIFFHTLTENATLVDNERIRIKCFRTQHRIPCFGFSFEEKEGKRKLLIEQIRKLQIPISFYSSLQNGLDYITPKGKVIKNDTVTAAPGKGKRYAFCADTRYDEGLIEHIYDFDTIYHEATYLDNMQDKAYSRYHTTTKQAAALARKAMVKRLLIGHFSSKYNSLDVFQDEARQVFPNTELAIEGVTYEV; encoded by the coding sequence ATGTTATCTGTGACGATTTTAGGAAATAACTCAGCAGTCCCAGCCTTTAATAGACACCCTACCAGCCAGGTAGTTTCTCACGATGGCACCAATTATTTAGTGGATTGTGGCGAAGGCACACAAATACAAATGATCAAATACAAGATTCGAAGAGGTAAGATCTCGCATATTTTCATCTCTCACCTCCACGGAGACCACTACTTTGGCTTAGTAGGCCTGATCAATACCTTCAGCCTTTTATCACACAAACAAGAGATACACGTGTATGGACCAGAGCCTTTACAGCAGATTATTGAAATGCAGCTGAAGGTAGCAGATACTATTCTTTCTTACCCCATCTTCTTTCATACACTTACCGAAAATGCTACCCTGGTCGATAACGAGCGCATCCGCATAAAATGCTTTCGTACCCAGCACCGTATTCCATGTTTTGGATTCAGCTTTGAAGAAAAAGAGGGAAAACGCAAGTTGTTAATAGAGCAAATACGCAAACTACAAATCCCCATTAGCTTTTACAGCAGTTTGCAAAATGGGTTGGATTATATTACTCCCAAAGGAAAGGTCATTAAAAACGATACGGTTACAGCAGCTCCAGGGAAAGGAAAAAGGTATGCTTTCTGCGCCGATACACGTTACGACGAAGGCCTGATAGAGCACATCTACGACTTTGATACCATTTACCATGAGGCTACCTACTTGGACAATATGCAGGACAAGGCCTATTCACGTTACCACACCACTACTAAGCAGGCCGCAGCCCTTGCCCGTAAAGCCATGGTAAAACGCTTACTTATTGGCCATTTTAGTTCCAAATACAATTCTCTGGATGTCTTTCAAGACGAAGCCCGCCAGGTTTTTCCCAATACCGAACTGGCTATAGAAGGCGTTACCTATGAAGTCTAA
- a CDS encoding fructosamine kinase family protein, translating to MISIDPVIYQQLCQTLSVNKIYLEETSGGSINKTFKLSANNRTLFCKVNSATNFPHLFKTEAAGLQLLNHAGPLRTPKVIGLLETHSFQILLLEWIERSTPNHTFWKSFGEGLAALHSHTQSLLGLETDNFMGSLPQKNKSATDWPTFFIQNRLEPLVQQCHSQQLLTTHHLLSFQKLYTYIPGIFNEQSPALLHGDLWSGNYLCAVDKQPVLIDPATYYGHPSIDLAMTTLFGGFDKAFYEAYHYHTPLPTNYKEQWKVCNLYPLLIHLLLFGKSYLSSIESTLSDFQ from the coding sequence ATGATATCCATTGATCCGGTTATCTACCAACAACTTTGTCAAACACTTAGTGTTAACAAAATATACTTAGAGGAAACAAGTGGTGGCAGCATTAACAAGACGTTTAAATTATCAGCTAATAATCGCACTCTTTTCTGCAAGGTTAATTCTGCTACCAATTTTCCACACTTATTCAAAACAGAGGCAGCCGGCCTGCAATTGCTAAACCATGCTGGACCACTGAGAACACCAAAGGTGATTGGCTTACTCGAAACCCATTCTTTTCAAATTCTTTTATTAGAGTGGATAGAACGCTCAACACCAAATCATACGTTTTGGAAAAGCTTTGGTGAAGGATTGGCAGCCTTGCATTCCCATACGCAATCACTTTTAGGGCTAGAGACAGATAACTTTATGGGCTCCTTACCACAGAAAAACAAATCAGCCACAGATTGGCCAACCTTTTTCATTCAAAACCGCTTGGAACCGCTCGTTCAGCAGTGTCATTCCCAGCAACTACTAACGACACATCATCTTTTAAGTTTTCAAAAACTCTATACCTATATTCCAGGCATTTTCAATGAACAATCACCAGCTCTTTTACATGGCGATCTCTGGAGTGGCAATTATTTGTGCGCTGTAGATAAACAGCCCGTATTGATTGATCCAGCTACTTATTACGGCCATCCTTCCATAGACCTGGCCATGACAACCCTTTTTGGTGGTTTTGACAAAGCCTTTTATGAGGCCTACCACTATCATACTCCTCTTCCCACCAACTATAAAGAACAATGGAAAGTTTGTAATTTATACCCACTCTTAATTCACTTGCTTTTGTTTGGGAAAAGTTATTTATCCTCAATAGAGAGCACACTCAGCGATTTTCAATAA
- a CDS encoding STAS domain-containing protein yields the protein MEVKTDTKERFHVISVESEHLSANMTEDLCKQLATYLQQDIKNVVLKLNSVNTMDEAGAEHLVKTQQQFYDAGASFVICELTANMEQFLDQKNLLELMNTTPTESEAWDIVQMEEIERELLGDEDEE from the coding sequence ATGGAAGTCAAAACTGATACCAAAGAACGTTTTCATGTCATTAGCGTCGAATCTGAGCATCTTTCTGCTAATATGACAGAAGACCTTTGCAAACAACTGGCCACCTATTTACAACAAGATATAAAAAATGTAGTATTAAAACTAAACAGTGTTAACACTATGGATGAGGCTGGCGCAGAGCATTTAGTAAAAACTCAGCAACAGTTTTATGATGCCGGAGCTTCATTTGTCATTTGTGAACTTACTGCCAATATGGAACAGTTTCTTGATCAAAAGAATCTGTTAGAACTGATGAACACAACACCTACAGAGAGCGAAGCTTGGGACATTGTACAAATGGAAGAGATAGAGCGTGAACTGTTAGGCGATGAAGATGAAGAGTAA
- a CDS encoding ATP-dependent Clp protease ATP-binding subunit, with protein MDNNFSSQVKEIISFSREEALRLGNDFIGTEHLLLGLIREGDNTAVRILKSNSVDLYELRKEVELAVKDKTGKNIANINSLPLTKQAEKVIRVTVLEAKALKSPTVETEHLMLSILKNKENIATQILNQFDVDYESFRQELGMIKSNDVRAEYQDEDDEGFEDEKKYSGSKARGGAAAKSKTPVLDNFGRDITKLAESGTLDPIVGREKEIERVSQILSRRKKNNPILIGEPGVGKTAIVEGLALRIVQRKVSRVLFDKRVISLDLAALVAGTKYRGQFEERMKAIMNELEKNRDVILFIDEIHTIVGAGGASGSLDASNIFKPALARGELQCIGASTLDEYRMHIEKDGALDRRFQKVMVDPPSVEDTIQILNNIKSKYEDYHNVIYDDEAINACVKLSDRYITDRLLPDKAIDVLDEVGARVHLKNINVPQNILDLEKKIEDIKVEKNRVVKSQKFEEAAALRDTEKRLGEELERAKAQWEEESKHKRYPIGEEEIAEVISMMTGIPVRRMVEAETEKLRKMADDMRGMVIGQDEAISKVVKAIQRNRVGLKDPKKPIGTFIFLGPTGVGKTELARSLARYMFDSEDALIRIDMSEYMEKFTVSRLIGAPPGYVGYEEGGQLTERVRRKPYSVILLDEIEKAHPDIYNILLQVLDDGQLTDGLGRRVDFKNTMIIMTSNIGVRQLKDFGEGVGFATQARVQNADELGKAVIEKALKRTFSPEFLNRIDDVIIFNSLSKENIFQIIDILMKGVMKRLTNLGFSLELSEEAKEFIADKGYDHQFGARPLHRAIQKYLEDPLAEEILNMHVKAGDVLKADLDKENGKLVFTLGESKPKEESKA; from the coding sequence ATGGATAATAATTTTTCCTCGCAAGTAAAAGAAATCATCTCTTTCAGTAGAGAGGAGGCATTGCGATTAGGAAATGATTTTATTGGGACGGAGCACTTGCTTTTAGGTCTAATTCGGGAAGGCGATAATACAGCGGTACGCATTTTGAAAAGCAATAGCGTAGACTTGTATGAGTTGAGAAAGGAAGTAGAATTGGCTGTAAAAGATAAAACCGGTAAAAACATTGCTAATATAAATAGCCTGCCTCTCACCAAACAGGCTGAGAAGGTGATTAGAGTAACGGTACTGGAAGCTAAGGCGCTTAAGAGTCCAACAGTGGAAACCGAGCACTTGATGCTTTCTATTTTAAAAAACAAAGAAAACATAGCCACTCAGATTTTGAATCAGTTTGATGTGGATTATGAATCATTCAGACAGGAGTTAGGTATGATCAAATCAAATGATGTAAGAGCCGAATACCAGGATGAGGATGATGAAGGTTTTGAAGATGAAAAGAAATACTCTGGTTCAAAAGCAAGAGGCGGTGCCGCTGCTAAGAGCAAGACACCTGTACTAGACAATTTTGGTAGAGACATTACTAAGTTAGCCGAAAGCGGTACGCTGGATCCGATTGTGGGTCGTGAAAAAGAAATTGAAAGGGTTTCTCAAATACTTTCACGTAGAAAGAAAAACAACCCGATTTTGATTGGTGAGCCTGGAGTGGGTAAAACCGCTATCGTGGAAGGTTTAGCCTTACGTATAGTACAGCGTAAAGTGAGTCGCGTGTTGTTTGACAAGCGTGTGATATCTCTGGACTTAGCTGCATTGGTAGCTGGTACTAAGTATCGTGGTCAGTTTGAAGAGCGCATGAAGGCCATCATGAATGAACTGGAAAAGAATCGCGATGTGATCTTGTTCATCGATGAGATCCATACGATTGTAGGTGCCGGTGGCGCTTCTGGTTCATTGGATGCTTCTAACATCTTCAAACCAGCGCTGGCACGTGGTGAACTGCAATGCATAGGCGCATCTACGTTAGATGAATACCGCATGCATATTGAAAAGGATGGTGCCTTAGACCGTCGTTTCCAAAAAGTAATGGTAGATCCACCAAGTGTAGAAGATACTATTCAGATCTTGAATAACATCAAGTCTAAATACGAAGATTACCATAATGTAATCTATGATGATGAAGCGATCAATGCTTGCGTGAAGCTGAGTGACCGTTATATCACTGACCGTCTGTTGCCAGACAAGGCTATTGACGTATTGGATGAAGTAGGTGCACGTGTTCACTTAAAGAACATCAATGTACCTCAGAACATTTTGGACTTAGAGAAGAAGATTGAGGATATTAAGGTTGAAAAGAATCGTGTAGTAAAGAGCCAGAAGTTTGAAGAAGCTGCTGCTCTGCGTGATACAGAAAAACGTTTGGGTGAAGAGCTTGAAAGAGCGAAAGCACAGTGGGAAGAAGAAAGTAAGCACAAGCGTTACCCAATCGGTGAAGAAGAGATTGCCGAAGTGATCAGCATGATGACGGGTATACCTGTACGCAGAATGGTTGAAGCTGAAACGGAGAAGTTGCGGAAGATGGCCGATGATATGAGAGGTATGGTAATTGGGCAGGATGAAGCCATTTCTAAAGTAGTGAAGGCGATTCAGCGTAACCGCGTAGGTTTGAAAGATCCGAAGAAGCCTATTGGTACTTTTATCTTCCTGGGACCTACAGGTGTCGGTAAAACGGAGTTAGCTCGTTCATTGGCTCGTTATATGTTTGACTCTGAAGATGCCTTGATCCGCATTGATATGAGTGAATACATGGAAAAGTTCACTGTATCTCGTTTGATTGGTGCGCCTCCAGGATATGTTGGTTATGAAGAAGGTGGTCAGTTGACAGAGCGTGTACGCCGTAAGCCTTACAGTGTAATTCTTTTAGATGAGATTGAAAAAGCGCACCCTGATATTTACAACATCTTGTTGCAAGTATTGGATGACGGCCAATTGACAGATGGTTTAGGTAGAAGGGTAGACTTCAAGAATACCATGATCATCATGACATCAAATATCGGTGTACGTCAGCTGAAGGACTTTGGTGAGGGTGTAGGTTTTGCTACGCAAGCCAGAGTACAGAATGCAGATGAATTAGGAAAAGCCGTAATCGAAAAAGCGCTGAAGCGTACTTTCTCTCCGGAGTTTCTGAACCGTATTGATGATGTGATCATCTTTAACTCTCTGTCTAAAGAGAATATCTTCCAGATCATTGATATTTTGATGAAGGGTGTAATGAAGCGCCTGACAAATCTGGGATTCAGTCTGGAGTTATCAGAAGAAGCAAAAGAGTTTATTGCCGATAAAGGATATGATCATCAGTTTGGTGCTCGTCCGCTTCACCGCGCTATCCAGAAGTATTTAGAAGATCCTCTGGCTGAGGAAATCCTGAATATGCATGTGAAAGCAGGTGATGTGTTGAAGGCTGACTTGGATAAGGAAAATGGTAAGTTGGTATTCACCTTGGGTGAATCCAAACCGAAAGAAGAATCTAAAGCATAA
- the cmk gene encoding (d)CMP kinase, whose protein sequence is MKKIIVTIDGWSSCGKSTLAKQLAQELGYIYVDSGAMYRAITLYFLRNHVDWTNPEEVHEALENISLEFVFNPISDRSEMHLNEENVEYVIRDLVVAEKVSEVAAIKEVREFAVAQQQQMGKGKGIVMDGRDIGTVVFPKAELKLFMTADNAVRVERRFKELFEKNPNISLEEVKANLEMRDYIDSNREVSPLRKAEDAIILDNTNLTPEEQFKKALRLVHDSSKAMA, encoded by the coding sequence ATGAAAAAGATTATAGTAACAATAGATGGTTGGTCATCTTGTGGGAAAAGTACCTTGGCCAAGCAATTAGCCCAGGAATTGGGGTATATATATGTAGATAGTGGAGCGATGTATCGGGCAATAACCCTCTATTTTTTACGTAACCATGTGGATTGGACAAATCCTGAAGAAGTGCACGAAGCATTAGAGAATATCTCGTTAGAATTTGTATTCAATCCGATCAGTGATAGGTCGGAAATGCACTTAAACGAGGAAAACGTAGAATACGTAATCCGCGACCTGGTAGTAGCTGAAAAAGTAAGTGAGGTGGCTGCTATTAAGGAAGTGCGTGAGTTTGCTGTAGCGCAGCAGCAGCAAATGGGCAAGGGGAAAGGCATTGTGATGGATGGAAGGGATATAGGAACTGTAGTATTCCCGAAAGCCGAATTGAAGTTGTTTATGACTGCTGATAACGCTGTTCGTGTAGAACGTCGATTTAAAGAACTTTTTGAGAAGAATCCTAATATTTCGCTGGAAGAAGTAAAGGCAAACCTCGAAATGCGTGATTACATCGATTCCAATCGTGAAGTAAGTCCATTGCGGAAAGCTGAGGATGCCATCATTCTGGATAATACTAATTTGACTCCTGAAGAACAATTCAAAAAAGCGTTGAGGCTGGTTCATGATAGCAGTAAAGCGATGGCCTAA